A window of Macrotis lagotis isolate mMagLag1 chromosome 1, bilby.v1.9.chrom.fasta, whole genome shotgun sequence genomic DNA:
GGGTTCCCAGGATAGTGAATCACCTgggggacgggggggggggggggcagcaaaaGATAACCTGGCATACCTGAGCTATCACCTGGGGGTGCCTCGAAGGGGGGCTCACAGGGGGTTGGGGAAGCAGGAGATGATCTGCCCACCTGAGCTATCACCTGGGTTCTCAGGGAGGTGGGGGGATCCGGGGGGTCTCGGAGGGGGGTGGGGCTCACTTGGGGGGCAGGAAAGCAGGGCATCACCTGGCGCGCCCCTAGCAGGACCTCCCTGCGGGGGGGGGGCTTCCTTACCTGCGGGGGGCAGGCTACCTGGAGCCCAGGAGGAGGGGAGCCGAGGGATGGCCCAGGTGCGCGGCGGCGGCCTCGGCCGGGCTGGGCAGACGTGACGTCACGAGGGCGTGGCCACACctgccgggggcggggccgggccggggcccgcGGCCTTATAAGGGGATGCGCCAGGTGAGGCAGGTGGGGGCGGGGCCGAGGTCCCGGGGGCCGGCCCCTGCCGCGGGGCGCCGGCTGCGGGTCGGGGGGCGCGCCTCGGCCGCCTGTCCCCGCCTGTCCCCTGCTGTCCCCTCCGGTCCGGCTCGGGCTCGGGCCTGGGCCtgggcgcggggggcgggggcgcggggAGCCGGGCTCCTCCAATCAGTGGCCCCGGGCCCGGAGGCTCGGCCAATGGcaggcggggggcggggggcgagCCGGCGCGCGGCCAATGGGAAGTTCTAGAAGGGCTCGGGCCGTGGGAAAGtcgggggggcggggggcggagCCGGGGGCGGTGCAGGGCCGCGAACGAGCAGGAGCAGCGGCCAATGGGCGCGCTCGGAGGcggctcccctccccctccggcTCGGGCTCAATGGACCGCTTTGTGCGAGCCATGAATGGGGGGCATTGTGGCTGTCCCGGGCCGGGGCGCCGGGCTCCCTGCGGGGCTGGGGGCCGGAGGGCCAGGGCCCCCGGCGCCTCGGGGGCCCCCGGCGCCTCGGGGGACCCCCGGCGCCTCGGGGGACCCCCGGCGCCTCGGGGGACCCCCGGCGCCTCGGGTGATGCTGAGTTCTTGTGAAGCTGGAGGCTGGGGGAGTCGGACCCTTGGATCCACCAGACGGAGGGATGCGCGTGGAAGGCTGGGCGCAGTTTGGCCGAGCCACTGAAGATGCTGGAGGCCCCTGAGGCAGGGGGCGCCCCCCACTCTCGGAATCCCTAGGTCAGGCCGAGATTCTCGACTTCCCCAAAGTACTGATGCCTTGGCCCTCGAGGAACTAGGGAGACCTTTCCGAGCCAGCTCTGCCGTGGGCCCCACCAGTCTCTGGCACATTTGCCCTGAGGTACCTGTTGATTGGCTCTCTCCAATGTCGCTCGTCCagcctcttcccctccccttcttccccactcccccatATATGGCTCCCACCTACTTATTTGAGGGACCCAGGAAGCCATCAGGGCAATGATTGAGGCTACGAGAACTTCAGGGTGTCCCTGGGTAGTAAGACTGGCAGGATTCCTGATCTCAGACTTTCTTCCATCTCCAAGTGCACCCCTCTCCTTGCCCATTCTCCTGCTCTCTGCCTGCCCCAAGGGACTGTCCAGCTCAAACGCCATCTGTGACTCCCCGGACCTGGGGACCAAACCAAATTCCTCCTGGGATCCCCCTCCCAGATGAGGAGACTGCTCCTTGGGCAGTCAATCTACCGTCTGTCTGCAGTCTGACCCTGCAAGTCACCCTTCCCACTTGGCAggaagacaaagggaaagggaaagggaaggggggagggaaagggaaagggaaagggaaaggggaaggggaagaaggggagaagggggaaaggggaagaagggggagaagggggaaagggaggggaagaggggggggaaggagaaggggaggggaaggaaagcaaagggagaggggaggagcaCAGGACAGAGTCTCGGGGGAAGGCAGGGAAAAGGCTGGACAAGGCAGAGCTAGAGGGAGGGAGCAGACCAGGACCAAGCAGAGCTCTGGAAGCCTGGGAGCTCAGTCTATGCAGAGGAGGGAAGCAAGCTCAGAACAGAGTCGGTGGGGATGGGCAGGGTCCACACTGGGAGCAGAGGGAGAGCAGACTGAGAAGCCGCTAAGCCGAGAAGTCAAGTGGAGACCACAGCCCAAGAGGGTCAATGGAAGGTACAGCTAGGGAAAgggaaatgtttattgattgagggAAAGGAACTAGTCAGTAAACACTGCTGAAACACCTACTTTACAGCAGGCTTTGCTAATGCGAGAGACAACAAACAAACCTATTCAAACAAGCTCTATCTGGATGAATAGGAAACAACTAAACTAGGGAAGCCCTGGGGGTAAGGAGGACccgggaaggcttcctggaggaggggGTGTGAGCGGGGAGTGGAGGAGGGAAGAGTGCCCCAGGAGTGAAAGATGCAGGCCAGGGTTCACTGGGCGGAAGAAAGGATAAGACCAGACAGGAAGGGAAGGAGCGGGGTCATGATTCCCAGATAGGAGAGGGTCCTGCCTATCTAGAAGACCTGTTGAGGAGGCTAGATGGAAAAGTGTGTGGAAGACCTGAGTCTTCCTACTATAGATATTTGTTGATTGTGCcctcttggcaagtcatttaacctctctcagcctcagtttcctcttctgttaaatggGAATCAAAATATCCTCCACTTCACAAGTTTTCTGTGGGACTCAAAGGAAGCCCCATATAATACAGCACTCTGTTAAGGTTCAATTAGGATACAAAAGTAAGCTATTACTAGACTGCTAGTGAGTCAGTAGAACCTAGTCCTCCTTCTGTGAGGAACCGCAGCCTTCAGAAGCTGCTGGAAGCAGAGGAGCTGGATAAGTTCGTGTCCAGTGGAGCCGGCTTGTGGTTAGGAGCCCAAGGGAGCACCATCAAGAAGCAATTAGCTCCCCTTTCATACCAGCAGCAGAGACCAAACACACACCCCTCCAGTCCAACCAAAGCAGAATGCTCATGTTCCCTGGTCCTGGCAGCCCCAGAGGGCAAGAAATGAAATGCTCTTCGGTAGAAGCACCCATATGTGTTTGGTGGAAAAGCACACTCCAGATGGTTGGGGAAATCCTCTCATTCAATATACACTGGCTAAGAACCTACAACAAACATCAAACACCACCTCTACCAAGCATAGGagcagaaagaggcaaaagagggttcctgtcctcaaggagtttacaatctaatggaagggCAGTGTAGGAAATAATGAACTGAGAGAAGGTCCTGGGATTAAGAAGGCTCTGAGCTGGCGAAGGCATTCTGTAGGAGGTCAGACtgtagctgagacttgaaggaattcAAGGAGAGATCTTTCCAGGCCCAGGGGACAGTCAGAGTAAGGCTTGGACCTGAGAGATGGAGTATGTCTGAGGAGCAGCCAGGAGGTCTGAACGGAAGAGTAAGTGGAAGGTGCCCCCAACAGGCCCTGCCCCAGGGTGAGTGGGTGGGTGTCAGAAGAGGTGAGAGATGCTGCAGAGATCCTGGCAAGAGCTTGGATATGGGGCATGAGAGGTAGGGAGGGGTCCAGCTGACTCTGGGCCTGAGGGACTGGGAGCAACAGGGAACTATTGCTACTTTTTGGCTTGTAATGTCTTTGAGCTAATTGTGTCTTCTGACTGACTATGAAAAATAAACCTCGCTGATTGGGGCTCATGAGCTATTGTTTTGAATGGATCATGGATTTAGTTTGGGAAGGTACCTTGAGgtcatctcatttttcttatgagaaattaaaataaaaaaaggttaagtgattcacccaagtaCAGAATTACTAATTATCTGAGgtaagacttgaatccaggtcttcataaTTTCAAGTTCAGAGCTTTATCTActatatctttctgtctcttggaTATGGACCCATAGAGTTCCTTGAGCCTggggtggcttgtccaaggtaGCCCCCTGTTTCAATTTGGGGATGCCCCAGGTGTTTGATAGTCTTTCTGCACAATCCTCAGGAGGTTTGGGAAGGAGTGGGTTCCCTCTCCCTGGAGGCTTCAAGCAAAGGGAATGACCACTCAACCTGGATACTCGTTCAGGTTTAGCCTGGTCTAGAGCTCTCTGAGGTCCCTACCTCCTCTAAAATCTTGGGCTCCCGATCCAGGCTGGGCATCAGAGTTAGAAGTGACCCCTAAAAAGGACTCCAGGATGAGGAGCAGAGCCTACCACCAGTGGTGACTGGGAGGAGAGTGGATGCCATGGAGGAGGTGGGAACCCGTGTGGGGTGGGGGTCGGGTTCTAGAAGCCCCTTGTATGAAGTCACAGAAATCTGGTTCATGCTATCCATGGGCCGCCTGCTTCTTCAACTCCTTGTGGCTCTAAGTTTAGGGTTTGGCTGGGTGCCGAGCACTTCTGCCTGCCTGCAGTGTGAGGTTGCTTTTCGCCAGGCCCTGGCCAAGGCCCGAGTGCATCTCCTGGCCCACAACTTCCACATTGAGCGACTGCGGGCCCGAGCTCAGGCCCTGATGCTGGGCATGGAAGGAGAATTCTTTGCCAACTATGCCAGCCAAGCTTATATGGGGAGAGTGGGTatgggggagaaagagaggggcATAGCTTCCTATGGGAGGCCAGACCTCAGGGGGCAAGGGCTGCCCACTTTCACCTGGTGACCATCCCCCCCTCTTGCCCTTAGGACTCGGGCAGCTCTCTCCTGTGGTGGCTCTAGCCCAAAAGAAGATCCAGGAAATCCAGGAGACATACCTAATGGGTGAGACCCCATCTGATGGGAGGAATGGCCTATATGGGCCCTGAAAGACTTTGGGGTAGGAAACTGGACCCCAGAACTGCTCTGTTCCTTTCCTCATCATGGGCCTCCTCTCTCTCTGATAAAGGAGGACCAATTCTGACCACACCTCCTCAAGCCAGTTATTTATCCTCTGATCTTCTGAGAGGTGGGAAGGATGATGGGGAAGGTCTGGAGCAAGTTTCCCCCCAAATCTTGCCTTATAGATGGACCACTGTTGGACAGTCTGGTGAAAATCCGGGGGGAACTGATGAAGTCGTTGAAGAGAATTCTTAAAGAACACCAACAGAAAGGTCCCATGTTTgttcccccttcttcccccaaCCAGCTAGCTGCCTCCCCTTAGCACCCCCCACCTCCTCCCTTCATCTtccactcccccaccccaactAAAAACTATGGAGTTAATGAAATGGCAAAGGACATCTCCAGTCCTCATTAAGAATCCCTTTGGGAACCCTCCCCCATTGGCATCCATCCCTTGTGTCTCCTTCCAGGCAGCCTAGGGCACTGAGGCCCAGCTTTCCTGGTCAGTGGCCTTGAACTGCTCTGGGGGAAATCTTCCTTTGGGCCTGCTGGTCACCTCAAGGACCAGCTAGGATAGATTCCTGGAGACACTTTTCTGCTTCTCCTGGAGTTTCTCTCCAGGCTAAGCATTTCCTCCAGCCCACCACCCTACCCTGGAGGTGCTTGTCACCTAGCACTGCCCCTCCAGCTCTCCTCCCAATCCTGTTGTCATCCTCCTCACCTCTAAGAGTgacttattctcttttttcttatagCTTGTGACCCCAATGTTTGCCGTGAGTCCTTCCCCTGACTTGTCTTATTTTTGTGTCCAGTCCATCTGCTGTTTCCTTTCCCTGTCCTGCAAGGTCTCCCAATTTCATCCCCAGCCCCAGTTACCCTGAGTTTCCCACCCTCTCCATCCTCCAATCTACCCTTCATTCTCCAATACTGAGACAAAAGTGGAGCAGGGAAGGTGAGTCCAAGGGGGCAGTGGGGTGTGTCAGCTTCCTACTCTGTCCTAGTGtggttctcttctctttctgggaTGCCCTTGACGCATCCCCCACCTTTGCtgcctccccttttcctt
This region includes:
- the IZUMO2 gene encoding izumo sperm-egg fusion protein 2 isoform X3, which encodes MGRLLLQLLVALSLGFGWVPSTSACLQCEVAFRQALAKARVHLLAHNFHIERLRARAQALMLGMEGEFFANYASQAYMGRVGLGQLSPVVALAQKKIQEIQETYLMDGPLLDSLVKIRGELMKSLKRILKEHQQKACDPNVCPDRQPRLALQYEFQGIPVRDRIRKARIMVVGLAIITFTVLAVSAFTYRNNRLLLRGYRHLDPAAFE
- the IZUMO2 gene encoding izumo sperm-egg fusion protein 2 isoform X2, producing the protein MGRLLLQLLVALSLGFGWVPSTSACLQCEVAFRQALAKARVHLLAHNFHIERLRARAQALMLGMEGEFFANYASQAYMGRVGLGQLSPVVALAQKKIQEIQETYLMDGPLLDSLVKIRGELMKSLKRILKEHQQKDHLGSQVLNCLQCKHVYERCLNPSKCFADRQPRLALQYEFQGIPVRDRIRKARIMVVGLAIITFTVLAVSAFTYRNNRLLLRGYRHLDPAAFE
- the IZUMO2 gene encoding izumo sperm-egg fusion protein 2 isoform X1; translation: MGRLLLQLLVALSLGFGWVPSTSACLQCEVAFRQALAKARVHLLAHNFHIERLRARAQALMLGMEGEFFANYASQAYMGRVGLGQLSPVVALAQKKIQEIQETYLMDGPLLDSLVKIRGELMKSLKRILKEHQQKACDPNVCHHLGSQVLNCLQCKHVYERCLNPSKCFADRQPRLALQYEFQGIPVRDRIRKARIMVVGLAIITFTVLAVSAFTYRNNRLLLRGYRHLDPAAFE